From the Saccharomonospora marina XMU15 genome, the window CGCAGCGGGCCGACGGTTCAGGCGACGACCTCGGTGGACAGCCGCAGGACGCGCGGGAGAGCCGCTACGAGCGAGGTTGGAAGGCGCTCAGCCAGATCGACGGGGAGGCGGGTCACGCTGTTCTGGCCGGCCTGCGCGACATCGCACCGGATCTGGGCCACTACATCATCGAGTTCTCCTTCGGCGACATCTACAGCCGCCAAGGGCTCGACCTGAGGACGCGGGAACTGGTCACGATCGCCGCGTGCACGGCTCTGGGCACCGCGCGACCGCAACTCAAGGTGCACACCCATGGGTTGCTCAACGTGGGCGGCACCAGGGAAGAAGTGGTGGAGGCCATTCTCCAGATGGCGGTGTACGCGGGCTTTCCCGCCGCTCTCAACGGTATGGCCGCGGCACGGGAAGTGTTCGCCGAACGTGACTAACGGACCGTTCGCCGCACGATCATGGAGTTGCCGTCGCCGACTTCGTGGCAGGTGGACGTGGCACGCGACCCACGCCCGGTGACCGGGGTCTGCCGGACCGCGCCTTGCCGCGTCGGTGCCGCAGGACTCGCTGACGGGAACGGGGGACTCGCGGGCGGGAGCGCAGGACTC encodes:
- a CDS encoding carboxymuconolactone decarboxylase family protein → MTEQQTGDRYSRGLDILRRVAGVDRPAVLDSLADICPDLGRYTVEFPYGDVYARPALTLRQRQLTTVAALTALGHATPQLRFHIDGALNVGCNRREIVETIVHVVVYAGFPAALNAMTVAKEVFSQRADGSGDDLGGQPQDARESRYERGWKALSQIDGEAGHAVLAGLRDIAPDLGHYIIEFSFGDIYSRQGLDLRTRELVTIAACTALGTARPQLKVHTHGLLNVGGTREEVVEAILQMAVYAGFPAALNGMAAAREVFAERD